AGCAAAGAACGCATAAAAGACGATAGGTTATACCTTATGCTCTTTACTTAAACAAACATGGAAACCCACGAAATAATTGTCGATGTACCTTCACTTAAAGATACAATAATCGATGCGATCAAATTATTCATGAATTCTAATAGCGGTAATTTAATAAGAATAGTAGTTCAAGATATAGAGGGACTTCTCAAAACATAAGTCATTATGCCACAGCCGGAAACATCGGGATTAGAGCTTCTATAGGCAATATCATTGTATTTGATATCATTACATTTATTGACACAGATGCTCGTGTATATTCACAATTTATAGAAAACATATGCAGCGTATTCATAACACAGAAAGATGTAATGATTCAACAATTTCTTATTTTGGGAACAAATGGCTTAGCAAACTATTATTGCGTAGAAAATCGACTATCAGAAAAATAGACTTCTTCAGCCTAACGACTTAATTTACCTGAGTAGGCCGAAATATACTACTGCTATAATGGCAATAAGACGTGAATTGCTGTCTATCGTAGGACTGTTTGGTCTTTTTTGATATTGGCAGCGAAGATCGAGATTTTCTTCTACGTGTGGAAAAACATCGCATACAAATAGTTTATAACAAGAAAGCCGTAGTATATCATCAATCACGGCCTTTTACATTAAAAGATTATCTGGAAAATGGGCGCTTCAAGGGCTCGTGCATTTATTAAATACGGAAGAGCAATGTTAAAAGATACTATCAGCGTATTATTTCATATACTTTGCATTGTATTCTTTTTCGTGTTTTTGCTAACAAGAAAGCCATTATTAGGTTTAATACTATTAGCCTCATCATTGTTACTTAGATTTAAAAATACGATCAAAAGTACGTTATCCGAAAATTGGATGGCAAGTAGTATCTAAATGTTAGTATTACAAAATTTATAATTTATATGTATGTAGCTTACTTTGCATTTATGGCTGAACTATTTAGGCATTTCATCGCATTAATAAGTTAGCACTGAGATTATTTAACTATATGGCGCGAAGTAAAAACTTGCGGTGATAAGATATCCTGTCTGAGAAAGAACGAATAAAAATTATGTTCATCCCATTCACAGAAGACAAAACAAGTGAACGAGTTCCTTCACTAATTAGAATTTTGTCAAAATATTTTGACTTAGTGGGATTGAAGCCCCTATGTAGACGTCGTTCAATCTATTATAAGAATAGAATTGTATATGGAATTATATGGATTCTTGAATGGATTACAGAGAGAATTATTATGATCTTAAACGGAATTAAGATGGGTTCACGAAACTTCATAACACTTATATTTTGTGAAGAACCGGAATATGCATTGGTTGGATTTATACTTTCCAAGATTTTAAGAGTACCTTTTATTTACGATAGCCATGGAAACAAATACCTACAGTGTATAAGACTTAGAAATCCCCTCTATTACAGACTCTACATAACGTTCTTAGACATATTCTTGGCGAAAAAGTGTTCGGTCTTACTGGTTGTTTCGGAATTTGACAGACGATGTTACATTAACCAAGGAGTTCCTCCTGGGAAAATATATGTAATTCCAAGCTTTATAGATCTCGAAAAAGTAAAAAGAGCTATAATGAATCCCTCCACGAACATACCTATTCCCAAGGGTAAAAAGACTCTACTTTTCTTTGGTAATTACAACTACGAGCCAAACGTTGAAGCTCTACGATTTATAAACAATGAATTAGCACCAGCGATTGATAACATAGAAAACGTAGAAATATATATATGTGGCCGTAGCCCAGTTCCTATCGAGCAATTAGTTGGACCTCTCCACAGAAAAGTAAAATATCTAGGGTTTGTTCCAGACATATACGAAGTTTTAAATACTGTTGACGCATTCATATGTCCCATCTGGACAGGTGTTGGAATAATTGTAAAGGTGTTAGATGCTATGGCTGTTGGTAAACCTATTGTCGGTACTAAATTTCTGAGAGAGGGCATACCTGAACTTAACGAGAATAATGCCTTACTGGCTAGAAATAAACAAGAATTCATCTATTTAGTCAGACACTTACTCGAACATTACGACGAGTATAAACACATGGGTCAAGTATTACAAAACATTATAGCTACTAGATACAGTCGAGATGTTATTGAGAAAAAATTGTATTTTATAATATTGCATGTTATAAGAGATCGTCTCTTGAAAACTAAGAAGTTTAGAAAACTTTGACGTATTAACAATTTCATGTATGGCGTACAAATATGAAAATGGCAGTATTCTCAGAACTATTCTATCCTCACGGTGGAGGTGCTGAATTAGCAACGTGGTTGTATTTAAAGCTACTCAGTGAGGAAGAAGGAATTAAGATTAAAGTTGTAACTCGTCAATTCCCCGGCGAACCATCTACGGAATTAGTGAACAAGAATCTAACGATATTTAGAATTCCAATGAAGATAGCGCTCGGTAGCAGGTACGATACACTCGTTAATATGGGAATTCTATTGAAAGACTTTAATCAAAAACTGATTAAAGAAAGCGATGTAGTTTATATTCCAGGCTGTTGGTATAGTGCAATACCGATTGCAAAAATGCATAAAAACCAGTTGTTGCCCATATACATAATTACTCCATTGCATGCTCTACATCCTTAATGTATGATTTTGCCAGAGATAGAGTAGGACCTGCAACACTACGATCTTTCATACTCCATGAAATACTTGAAAGGAGACGAAAAATAGTCTCCGTCGTAACTTCTTCTTTGATGAACGAAGTATTTGGGAAGTACTATAATAAACTAGGCATAATGGCGGATGCCCTAATTTTTGTTAGTAGAGCTCAAATGAACCTAATACATTCATTAATTCCATACATTAAAGATAAAAGCTACTTGATATATAATCCTATTCCAAATTACTCACTTATTAAAGCTGAGAAGAAGGGTGTAAGCTACTTTGGAGGAAAGAGTTTCGCTAAGGGATTTTATGTTTTAATGAGAACAATAGAGCAACTCACACGTCTTGCTGGGGTTTGGAGGCGCATGTACTCGGTGTAGACGTGTTAACTCTAGCCGTGTTGTGCTGGTTAGAGTGGTAGGGTTGCTCCAATGCCAAGTTTGACTGCTTTTTCATATGCTAATTTGGTGACTACGACGTCGTGTGATGCTATTTCTAGTAAGACTGCTGCTTTCTTTGGTTTGCTCTTCAAGTACTCTATTCTCCTGGTGCATATGTCTCCCATGTCTAGTTCTACTTTATCAGGGTAGTTTTTGAAGTATGGGCCTTTTGCCCTGGTTGCTAGGTATTGTTGTTTATCGTCTACAACGAAGACGTCAGCGGTGTTTACTACTTCTTCTTTGACGACTGCATCATAGTCTACTGCTATGACTAGAAAGTCTTCTTTCAAGTCGCCGAGGCCTATAAACCTCCTTGGCACCTCCGACAGCTAGTAGTGGCGCTGTTCTATCACCCCATTGAAATCTACCTTCATTATCTATAATCATTGCTCTATCGGCATCGCCATCATGTGCTACTCCAAAATCGCATCCATATAGTTTTACTAATTTAATTGTTTCTACTAGGTTTTCTGGTATTGGCTCTGGTAGTCTAGCTGGGTGTGGATCTAGGTTTCCATTTACAACAACTGGTTTAACACCTAGTTTCTTGAGTAGAAGGGTTGTTGTTAGTGAACCTACATTGTTTCCAGGGTCTACTAGTACTTTGAAGTCTCTTCTAGCTATTTTATCAACATCTACTTTTTCTAATACACCATTTACATATATTTCTATTGCATCTGGAAATCTCTCAATTCTATCAGGTGCACTCTTCCAGTTTACAAATCTATATCTTTCACTTCAGAAGTTATCACCATCGGTTGCGCACAGCTGGGGGTGAATGAGAGCGAAGTCAACCTTCCTATTTCTTCGGAAGTAGTTCACTACTTCAAACACGTTCATCTTCTGAAATGAGGGGCAGGTGCCCTGGCATACGCACATTATCAACTCTTTCATATGAATCACAACTCATTTGAATAATAATTCAAGTATAAAAACCCCGCCATTAACGGATAACCCTTTAATCCAAATTCAAGTTATTATTTAACGGTGATTTTATCTGAAAATACTCGTGTTATCCGATATTCACGGGAACATGGACGCGTTGCAAGCGCTGATGAATAATGTTCCAAGATGGGATGAGGTCTGGGTTCTAGGGGATCTTGTCGACTATGGCCCAGAACCTTATGAAGTAATAGATTATGTTAGATCGCTCAGCCCCAGGCACGTTCTCCGCGGGAACCATGATCACGCCGTAGCCTTCGGGGTTGACTGCGGCTGTGGTGAGAGGACGCATGACCTTAGCGTTTACACGAGAGTCAATATTTCAATGAAAAAAGTGAGTAAGGAGCATGTCGAATGGCTTAAGAGCCTCAGTCCTGTTGAAAGAGTTGCTGAAAAAGGCTTGGAGGCCGTTATCGTCCACGGTAGCCCACGGAACCCTCTCTACGATTACATGCTCCCCGACCTCTCCTTCAACGATTACATGAGGATGCTTACCCCTTCCCCGTTAACCCTCCACGGATTTCGCGGCAGGGTTACAGGACTCGTTGTCTCCGGCCACACCCACATACCCATGGATGTTAGCCTTGGAGATGTGAGGATAGTTAACCCCGGGAGCGTCGGGCAGCCGAGGGATGGGGATCCAAGGGCGTCATGCGGCTTGCTCGACACCGAGACCATGGAGTTCAGGATCATCAGGGTTAAATACGATGTTGACAAAGTCCTCTCTAAGCTTAGAGCACTGATCACTGACGGGGAAGTTTACCAGAGGTTGGCAAGCATATTGTTAACCGGAAAGGTTTGAGCAACTGATTCCATAATTATTTAGGGTTTAAACACTTATTGATTTAAAGGCGAAGGATTGGGGATAATGGGTTTGTTTGCCAAAAATGTTTTAGAGTCAAAAGGGTATAGTTTCATATTCTTCTCAGACCCGCCTGTCGAGCCTTCATACTCAAGCCTTAGGTTTAAGGATGTTCTCCCCGAGTTTTCATCAATAGAATTGGGGGATAAACTACTCTACAAGCATCAGCTGGAAGCACATGAGGCGTTGATGAAGGGTTTCAACGTTTTATTGAAAGCCGGCACGGGTAGCGGGAAAACGGAGGCATGGATACTTTATGCTTTGAGCAGGATTAAGGAGGATAAAAGGTTCAAAGCCATAGCGCTATACCCCACTCTCGCGCTGGCTAATGACCAGATAAGGAGGATTGAGAAATACGTTAAGCTTGTTGATGGGAGGAGTATTCAAATAGACAGTATTAAGAAGGAGGAGTACGTGAAAAGGCATGGGATGCCATGGTTAAGGGAAGCCATTGGATCCTCGAACATCGTCATCTCTAACCCAGCATTCCTGATGCATGATTTGAAGAAGTATCTTTTAAGGAAGACACAGGGCGTTCTAGCCGGCTTATACAGTAGGCTCGACTTAATAGTTATTGATGAACTCGACTTCTACGATCCGAGAAGCCTGGCTTTATTGATGAGTGTTCTGCAAATCCTCAGCGATATCAGCGATGTCAAGCCCCAGGTGGCAGTGTTAACTGCAACTCTTTCCAACCCGGAGGATATGGGAGAGTTCCTGAAGAAGGCGACGGGGCGGGAGTACCGGGTTGTTGAGGGCGAGGCGTTCAGGATTACCAACCATTACTACATAGTGCTCGGCAAGAACATGAGGGAGGTCTACAACAGCGTTAGGAGGTTGTGGAGCGATGCGGTTAGGACACATCCGGAGCTGGCCGCTTACAGTAAGCTTGTCGAAGACTACTCGTCGTTTGAGAAGGAAGCCTACAGGGTTGTTTCAATACTTGAGGGCCTCGGCTACAACGTTCCAAGCATCAGCGTGAACCCTGCCGAGATAATAACGGAGTTCTTCAAGGATGATTACGTAACACTTGTTTTCACGAGAAGCATTAGTTCTGCGGAAGAGCTGGTGAGAAGCATTAAACAGTATGCTGGGGAGGAGGCCCCGCTTGCAAGCCACCACCACTTAATCTCAAAGGCGAGGAGGGAGGAGGTGGAGGAGAAGGCGAGGAAGGGGTTGGTGAAGGTGGTGGTTTCTCCGAGAACCCTTTCCCAAGGCATTGACATAGGCACGATAAGGAGGATAGTCCACCTCGGTCTTCCAGATGATGTCCGGGAGTTCTATCAACGGGAGGGGAGGAAGGGGAGGAGGAGGGAGCTGGGGTATGCGGAGACGGTTATAATCCCGTACACGAGATGGGATAGGGAGTTGCTGAACAACGGGCTTGAAACCCTCCGTAAATGGCTGAGCCTGGGCATTGAGAAAACCCTTGTAAACGAGGAAAACCTCTACATCTACTTGTTCACGGGCACGGTGAAGCTGAAGTCACCATGGTATCGGAGAGAGCTGAACGAGCTGGAGAAGAAAGCCCTGTCCAAGGCCGGGATACTGTTGAAGGATAGGGTGAACACGGAGCTGTTGGACTGGGTTTTCGAGAGGATGAACTTCTACGAGTTTGCCCCGCCATACGGGATTAAGAGGTATATTGAGAGGAACGGGGAGCTTAGACCGCTGGAGCCGATTGGACACGTAGACTTGATCGAGAAGTTCCAGCCAGGATGCATCGACTACTCCGAGGACGCGCTCGTGGTTTCCATAGAGTATGGGAAAACCTCCAGGCTCGTTAAAAGCGTGATAGAGAAACCGATCAAGGAGATTGACTTCTACTCCCATGACGCCCTCTCAGTGGCAGCGGAGGAGTACAAGTACTTGAAGATGAACTGGGGGGAGAAGCCCTCGCTCATAAAGGATTTGTTAACAGGTAGGATAACGAGCGAGGAGCTCTGCGTGGTCTACGTCCCCAGGAACGGTTTCGGCAGGTATAGGAAGATACCTGAGAGATGTATTTGGACTGTGAGGTCTGAGAGGCCCAGGTATGTCCGCGTTGACGACACGCCGCTGGTCTTCTACGATAAGAAGACTATTTACGTTCCAACACCAACGGGGGGTGAGTACAGGGATTTCACATACGGCTACATCTACGATGTTGAAATGAGCGAGGATTCCGAGCTCCTCAGGCTTGCTCTCGCAGTGCTGATGGTTCTGCTTAGGAGGCTTTACGGGATAGCTTTTGAAACAATAATGTATGATGTCGTCAAGCTAGGGGAGTACAAGTACTTCTCGCTCCACGAGCCCGTAGCGGCCGGTATCATAGACAGGCTTGACTGGTTGAGCGTTAGAAGGGATGTTGAGAAATACGTTTTCGACGACTTAGACAGGATTCTAATATCCGAGATAGACGATATTGCCTACTCAACCCTAGTCTCCCTGAAGTTTAACTGGAGCCTTGTGAAAGCGGAAATGCTCAGGGTGGTTGACTACGTCCTGGCCAAGGAGAAGATCCGGGCAGTGATAGAAGGCGTTGAGACACTCATACCGAGACCCAGCCCAGCGTTGAAAACCCTTTCACTCAGCATCATTAGTGAAGTACTGGATGAGGATTCTCTCTCCCCGAGCCTTCTCGTGGCGCTAGCCTACTATGACGGGGGCTTGTCAAGAGCGGTGGTAGAGCTTTATCCCCCAATACCTTACGTTAAACCCCCGCAAGCAATACTAGAGTTTGAGAGAGAGGTCCTGGATAAAATCCTCTACGAGGACTTCAAGCTTGTCGTCGAGGACAGGGGCATGGTTCTCAAGCAGTTGAGAACTGCTAACCTAAGGATGCTTGCAGGATTCATTGAAAAAGAGCCTGGTAAAGTTGTAGACCTGCGTGAAAAATCTGCTGACCTCTCTGTTAAACCATTCACTCCTGAATCCTTGTTAACAGGTGAGGAGAAGGAGCCGAGGATTGAGCCAGCTGATGTTCAGCTGGTTTTGAAAGAGGCTAGGGAGAGGAAGGAATTATCCGAGAGCATGAAGAATGTTATCCAAAGATTTATGGCTAGAAGGGCGCGGGCTGATTACATAGCATACCTAGTTCTAAAGGAGGTTGCGGGCAGGAAGGGTGTAGTGGATAGAAGCAAGACCGGTGTCATCTAGCTCCCAGCCTAGGAGACGTCTAGGACTATTTGACCAAGGCTACGACCGTGTTTAAGCTCTTTCAACGCTTCATTAGCCTCCTCGAGCTTGAAGGCTTTAACCTCAGGCTTAATCCCGTGCTTAACCGCGAGCTGGAGGAACTCGGACACATCCCTTCTCGTCACGTTTGCAACAGTCTTAACCTCCCTCTCCTCCCAGAGTAGCCTATACTCAAGCCTCTCTATAGGGGTCATGTATATCTCGCCTAGTACGACCCTGCCTCCCTTGTCAACCTTCCGCAAAGCTTCCACGAACACTTGTGAAGCCGGTGCATAAACTATTGCAGCATCAAGTTTTGACGGCGGTTCATCAACCGTTCTCCCAGCCCACTCAGCCCCGTTCTTAAGCGCGTGCTCTATTTTCCACGGACTGCTCGTGAAAACGTAAACCCGTAGCCCCAGCTTCCTAGCTGTTTGAAGCATTAAATGCGCCGCGCTCCCGTATCCGAACAAGCCTAACACCCCGTCCGAGCCCACGAGGCCGGTTAGTCTTAAAGACCTGTAGCCTACGGCTCCGGCGCACATTAAGGGAGCTGCTTCAAGCTCACTGAGCCCTCCGGGTATTTTATGAATAAACCTGTAGTGTGCCACCATGTATTCAGCATAACCCCCGTTTACAGAGTAGCCTGTGAACAATGCTTTATCGCAGAGGTTTTCCAAACCCCTTTTACAATACCTGCACTCACCGCATGCGTAGTACAGCCATGGAACACCCACAAGCTCGCCAGGCACCACGCCTTCAACAGCGTCTCCAACCTCAACGATTCTCCCTATCACCTGGTGCCCAGGGATTAATGGGAGTCTTGGAGGAGGTAGCTCGCCCTCGACTATGTGGAGGTCTGTCCTGCAGACGCCGCATTTCGATATTTTTATCAAGACTTCCTCGCTCCTCGGAGAAGGGGTTTCAACGTTAACGTATTCCAGGGGATTGGTTTCAACAGGGGCTGGGTTGCGCAGGAGCATTGCCTTCATAAGTTAAAATACACCTGTCTACTATAAGGGTTGAAGGGGGTAATTAATTGGTTTCACTAGCCAGCACGAACGTTTACTTTCTACAGGAAGTTTCAGCGGTGCTGTTGCTTGCAATACTTGCCTTCATACTGCTAGCCGGTGTGAAAGGGTGGAGGAGGTATGTGGTCACCTGGCTCAGCCTCGTGTTAATCATCCTCCACTACACGGTAATTAGCATAATATCGAAGTACGCTAAGGTTACAGTGCTCCCTTTAATAGTGGTTGAGCATGATTCATACGGGGGTAGCCTATACGTAGACTACGGGCAGCTAGCGATTCTAACAATCCTTATAGTTTGGAGGAGGGAGATTTACGAGAGAATTAAGAAAATAGCCAACAAACTCAGGGCAGGGAGGGGTGGGCTTGAGAGTTCTCAAACTGGAGGGGTTGGTGAAGGCCTGGCTGAGGAAAAGAGTTAACAGGTTCACGGTTGAAGTAGAGGTAGATGGTTCCCCGGTGAAGGCTCATTTAACCAATACCGGCAGGCTTCAAGAATACCTGGTGAATGGGAGGAAATCCCTCCTCGCCAGGATTAAAGGCCCCAGGCTCAGCTACAGGCTTATTGCTGTTGAAGATGGTGATGGATACGCTGTGGTAGACACTATCAGCCAGCAAAGGGTTTTCGAATCACTGGTACGGGACAACTCGATTCCATGGCTTAAGGACTGCTTCATCGTTAAGAGAAACTATAGGATTGAGGGAGAGGTTATAGACTACCTTATCGAATGCCACGGTCTGCAAAGGCTTGTAGAGCTCAAGAGCAGTGTCTTGAGAACAGTAGATAACTACGCATCATACCCGGACTGCCCTACCGATAGAGGAGTGAGACAGATTGAAACCCTTGCACGGTTCGCTGAGAAGTACAAGCCCCTCGTCGTGTTCATCGCGGCTCTTCCACGCGTCAAAGGGTTTAAACCGTTCTGCAGGGGAGACCCAAGGATACTTGAGGCCGTGATGAATGCTTCCATGAAAGGAGTGGTTTTCAAATCCATTAACACGTACATGGTTGACGAATCGGGCTGGATTGTTTTAGAGAACCCTGACCTTCCTGTACTGCTTGAGTGTTAGGGAGAAGTGCCGCCGCCGGGATTTGAACCCGGGTTTCCCGCACCCTTCTCGAACGGACCTAGGGTGTCACGGGCTCGAGAGGCCCGCATACTTGACCGGGCTATACTACGGCGGCACCTAGGTATTCGTTTAATAGTTAATGGGGGTTTAAAACCTTGCTTAACCTTGTCGGAAGAGGACTGCTTACTTACCGCTGTCAGGCTTGGGAGGGGTTACACTAACCTGCCCCTGATACTTCCCCTCGTAGGGCTTGTAGACAGGGCTGCTCGTCCTTAAGAAGACTATGTGGAGGAACCGTTGCAGAGGGTAAACCCTCACCGGGACATTCCCGCCTATAACTTCAATGGTAATGTTCCCCTTGAAGCCAGCATCTATCACGGTTGGAGGGATGAACAGGTTGAGCCTGGCGAAAGTACTCCTCAAGTTGACGAGACCCACCAGGTCTATCGGCATCTCAACCCATTCAAGAGTTGTCGCCAGGACGTGCTCGTGAGGATTTATCACGAAGCCCTCGTCACCAACCTCTACACACTCCAGGAAGTCTCCCACGTTAACCAGCTTGGAGTCTAGAATGCTTCCGTTGGCCTTGAACCTGCAGAACGTGTTGCCAAACCTCAGGTCCACACCATTCTCCCTTACCGTGTCCTCGTAGAGAGGGCTTATAGCGAGGAGTTTTTTCTCAAGGTAGACTTTAATATCCCAGTCGCTCAAAATCATTCAAAACACCCTTTGGCAGCATCTAAGGGGTATTTATAGAGCCTGTTCATTTAAAAACAATATTGAAGCAGAAAGGAGAAAAACAGGGTAGGGTTATTCCCCAACCTCCTCCAGTGGCGGGGCAGGAGGCCTCCCGAGAGCTTTCCCGATGGCTATCAATACTAGGAAGGTGATCACTCCTACAAGGGCGCCGATCACGGTATCCCCGATCCCGTACGGCTGACCAGCAAGCCTCCAGTAGACTCCGGCAATGCTCCCGGTAATTATCGCAGCAATCCCCGCTTCCTTAGTGACATACTTCATTATCAAGCCCAGGGCGAAGGGCGCGAAGGGTCCCGCGGATCTCAGCATGAACGCGAAAGTGTTGATCGTCACTATGTCGAACCTTGTCAAGGCTGCTGAAGCTGCTAGTACGCCTACAACAACTACTCCTAAACGGGTCAGGATCAGTATTTCCTTGTTGCTAGCGTTTTTCCTAATGTATCTCTTCCATATGTCGACAGCGAATATTGAAGCTGTCCCCAGCATGTCTGAGTCAGCGCTGGACATGGTTGCTGCTAGAATGGCGGCTAAGGCTATTCCTGCAACAGGCTCGGGCGCGTATCCAAGCATTACCTTTGCATATGCTTCGCTAGCATTTATGCCTGGAAGCTCGGCCAGCGCTATCAGTCCGATTAAAGCTGGTATGAAGGCATACACGCCCATTAAGACTCCCGAAAGTATTGATCCTTTCAGAGCGATTTTCTCATCCCTGGACGCAAGGGCTCTCGAGGCCATTTCAGCACCGGTTATGAAAGATACTATGTACATGAACGTCAGGTTCAGAATATTGTTGTATCCCAGCTTGAAGAAGTCTAGGTGTCCGGCAGGCAGCCTTGCAACAACGCTTTCCCACCCTCCTGCGTTGGCTAGTATAAACGGTATTGCGACAAGCATTCCCAGGGTTATCATGAGCCACTGCACGAAATCCGTCATCACATCAGCCCATAACCCGCCGAGAATAGTGTAGAGGATGGTGATGATTGTTGCTAAGAGCACGCCGGTTTCGAAGGAGAGGCCTGTTAGGGCTGAGAAAATAGTTCCCGACGCAAGTATTTGCGAAGCCGTCAGGGTTGTGAGAGATATCATTTGAAGAATGGAGGTAGTTAGGTGGGAGGGGGCGCCGAACCTTTTAGATATGACTTGTGGAAGGGTCCAAGCACGGGTTTTCCTCATGTAGTAGAAGACGTAGCCAACGGGTATCATTGCTATTCCAGCTGTCATAATGTACCATCCAGCGGACAGCCCCCATGCCCCGTACGCCCTAGCAGCCACGCCCACGGTGCTTCCTCCGCCGATGTTATTGGCTGAGAGCGACGCAGCCACGAATAATAATCCTACCCTTCGGCCAGCTATTACAAGGTCTTCAGCAGTTTTCACCTTATACCTAGCAGCGTAGAACCCGACCCCAAGCATTAGTAACAGGTAGGCTAGGACAACTATTAAGGCCCAGACATACATAGGACTCACAATTAATATTGGGATGGCTTTATTTTTAAAACTTGTTGTTTAAGGATGGGGTCACAGGTTCAGCAGGTTCTTACCAGACTGTTTCTCGAAAACATGTAGCTTATCCACGCGGAAACTGATCCAGACCTCCTCCCTGGAGGCCACCTCTGCTTGCTCGGGAGGAATTATAGCTGTTAAACGAGTGTCTGCGATTTTCAAGTGGGCCACTAGTTCACGCCCAAGCTTCTCAGTATACATCACCTTCCCTGGAAAGCTTCCTTCTTCCTTGAAAACCGATACTTTAACATGCTCCGGCCTCACGCCCAAAACTATCTCTAACACCTTCTTCTCAGCCGCAATCCTACCGTAGGCTTCCGGGAGCTTGTACTCTCCGAACTCGCATAGAACTGTGCCTGTTTCAAAATCCTGCATCCTACAGTTAAACATGTTCATAGGCGGGCTTCCAATGAAACCTGCTATGAAAGTGTTCAACGGCTTCTCATAAATCTCCTCAGGGGTTGCCACCTGTTGGAGAACGCCGGACGACATCACACCCACTCTGTCGCCCATGCTCATAGCCTCCACCTGGTCATGGGTAACGTAAACCACGGTGCTCCTGAACTCTCTCTGTATCTTCTTGAGCTCAACCCTCATCAAAACCCTCAACTTGGCATCAAGGTTTGAGAGAGGCTCATCCATTAAGAGTAGCGGCGGGTTCCTGATTAAAGCTCTCGCTAAGGCAACCCTTTGCCTCTCCCCACCGCTCAACTGCGCCGGCTTCTTAGACAATAAATGTTGAATACCTAGGATGGCTGAAATATTCGTAACCCTATCCTTAATAGTCTCCGGG
This region of Thermosphaera aggregans genomic DNA includes:
- a CDS encoding sodium:solute symporter family protein, with product MYVWALIVVLAYLLLMLGVGFYAARYKVKTAEDLVIAGRRVGLLFVAASLSANNIGGGSTVGVAARAYGAWGLSAGWYIMTAGIAMIPVGYVFYYMRKTRAWTLPQVISKRFGAPSHLTTSILQMISLTTLTASQILASGTIFSALTGLSFETGVLLATIITILYTILGGLWADVMTDFVQWLMITLGMLVAIPFILANAGGWESVVARLPAGHLDFFKLGYNNILNLTFMYIVSFITGAEMASRALASRDEKIALKGSILSGVLMGVYAFIPALIGLIALAELPGINASEAYAKVMLGYAPEPVAGIALAAILAATMSSADSDMLGTASIFAVDIWKRYIRKNASNKEILILTRLGVVVVGVLAASAALTRFDIVTINTFAFMLRSAGPFAPFALGLIMKYVTKEAGIAAIITGSIAGVYWRLAGQPYGIGDTVIGALVGVITFLVLIAIGKALGRPPAPPLEEVGE
- a CDS encoding ABC transporter ATP-binding protein; translation: MVGVSIVNLHKRFGKTEAVREFTLEIRDGEFFVLLGPSGSGKSTVLNCIAGILRPDKGEIWIGDKLVASAEKKIYIPPQERNLGMVFQDYALYPHMTVFDNIAFPLKVRGESPETIKDRVTNISAILGIQHLLSKKPAQLSGGERQRVALARALIRNPPLLLMDEPLSNLDAKLRVLMRVELKKIQREFRSTVVYVTHDQVEAMSMGDRVGVMSSGVLQQVATPEEIYEKPLNTFIAGFIGSPPMNMFNCRMQDFETGTVLCEFGEYKLPEAYGRIAAEKKVLEIVLGVRPEHVKVSVFKEEGSFPGKVMYTEKLGRELVAHLKIADTRLTAIIPPEQAEVASREEVWISFRVDKLHVFEKQSGKNLLNL